A genomic region of Streptomyces rimosus contains the following coding sequences:
- the glp gene encoding molybdotransferase-like divisome protein Glp, with product MSATTGRTTHQERVWSVADHLDDVLSKIHPLEPIDLHLLDAQGCVLVEDVTVPAALPPFDNSSMDGYAVRVSDVAGATADFPAALTVIGDVAAGSAELPAVGPGEAARIMTGAPLPPGAEAVVPVEWTDGGTGRGPAEAMSAHSAAPEAAGGEVLVHRPVTERQHVRARGSDVAAGELALSAGTLLGPAQIGLLAAIGRATVRVRPRPRVVVLSTGSELVQPGEALAPGQIHDSNSFQLTAAARAAGAIAYRVGAVADDAETLRATLEDQLIRADILVTSGGVSVGAYDVVKETLADLSAEEGVVEFRKLAMQPGKPQGFGLIGPDRTPLLALPGNPVSSYVSFELFVRPAIRTLMGLPDVHRHTSLATCGAAIADSPKGRRQFLRGRHDADTGTVTPVGGSGSHLIKALAQANALIVIPEETTEVAAGAEVEVVLLG from the coding sequence GTGAGCGCCACCACCGGCCGGACCACCCACCAGGAACGCGTCTGGTCGGTGGCCGACCACCTCGACGACGTACTCTCCAAGATCCACCCGCTGGAGCCGATCGACCTGCATCTGCTCGACGCGCAGGGCTGCGTCCTGGTGGAGGACGTGACCGTCCCCGCCGCCCTGCCGCCGTTCGACAACAGCTCCATGGACGGATACGCGGTCCGCGTCTCCGACGTCGCGGGCGCCACCGCCGACTTCCCCGCCGCGCTGACCGTGATCGGCGACGTGGCGGCGGGCAGCGCCGAACTCCCCGCCGTCGGCCCCGGCGAGGCCGCCCGCATCATGACCGGCGCGCCGCTGCCGCCCGGCGCCGAGGCCGTCGTCCCCGTGGAGTGGACCGACGGCGGTACGGGCCGCGGCCCCGCCGAGGCGATGAGCGCGCACAGCGCCGCGCCGGAGGCCGCCGGCGGCGAGGTCCTGGTCCACCGCCCGGTCACCGAGCGCCAGCACGTCCGCGCCCGGGGCAGCGACGTCGCGGCCGGCGAACTGGCCCTGTCGGCCGGCACCCTCCTCGGCCCCGCCCAGATCGGCCTGTTGGCAGCCATCGGTCGCGCCACCGTCCGGGTCCGGCCGCGCCCGCGGGTCGTGGTCCTGTCCACCGGCAGCGAACTGGTGCAGCCCGGGGAGGCCCTGGCGCCCGGCCAGATCCACGACTCCAACAGCTTCCAGCTCACCGCCGCGGCGCGCGCCGCGGGCGCCATCGCCTACCGGGTCGGCGCGGTCGCCGACGACGCCGAGACGCTGCGCGCCACCCTGGAGGACCAGCTCATCCGCGCCGACATCCTGGTCACCAGCGGCGGCGTGAGCGTCGGCGCGTACGACGTGGTCAAGGAGACCCTCGCCGACCTCTCCGCCGAGGAGGGCGTGGTCGAGTTCCGCAAGCTGGCCATGCAGCCCGGCAAGCCGCAGGGCTTCGGCCTCATCGGCCCCGACCGCACCCCGCTGCTGGCCCTGCCCGGCAACCCGGTCAGCTCGTACGTCTCCTTCGAACTGTTCGTACGCCCCGCCATCCGTACGCTCATGGGCCTGCCCGACGTGCACCGCCACACCTCCCTGGCCACGTGCGGCGCCGCCATCGCCGACTCCCCGAAGGGCAGGCGGCAGTTCCTCCGCGGCCGCCACGACGCGGACACCGGCACCGTCACGCCCGTCGGCGGCTCCGGCTCCCATCTGATCAAGGCGCTGGCCCAGGCCAACGCGCTGATCGTGATCCCGGAGGAGACGACGGAGGTCGCGGCGGGGGCGGAGGTGGAGGTGGTGTTGCTGGGGTGA
- the moaC gene encoding cyclic pyranopterin monophosphate synthase MoaC, whose amino-acid sequence MSSGQQDLTHLDASGAARMVDVSGKDVTARTARASGRVLVAPRVIELLRGEGVPKGDALATARIAGIMGAKRTPDLIPLCHPLAVSGVEVDLHVADDAVEITATVRTTDRTGVEMEALTAVSVAALTVIDMVKAVDKGAVVTDVRVEEKTGGKSGSWSRS is encoded by the coding sequence ATGAGCAGCGGCCAGCAAGATCTCACCCACCTCGACGCGTCGGGCGCGGCCCGCATGGTCGACGTGTCCGGGAAGGACGTCACCGCGCGCACGGCCCGCGCCAGCGGCCGTGTGCTGGTCGCGCCGCGCGTGATCGAGCTGCTGCGCGGCGAGGGCGTCCCGAAGGGCGACGCGCTCGCCACCGCCCGTATCGCGGGCATCATGGGCGCCAAGCGCACCCCCGACCTGATCCCGCTGTGCCACCCGCTGGCGGTCTCCGGCGTCGAGGTCGACCTGCACGTGGCCGACGACGCGGTGGAGATCACGGCCACCGTCCGCACCACGGACCGCACGGGCGTCGAGATGGAGGCCCTGACCGCCGTCTCGGTCGCCGCCCTCACCGTGATCGACATGGTCAAGGCCGTCGACAAGGGCGCCGTCGTCACCGACGTACGCGTCGAGGAGAAGACGGGCGGCAAGTCGGGCAGCTGGAGCCGGTCGTGA